From the genome of Acropora palmata chromosome 4, jaAcrPala1.3, whole genome shotgun sequence, one region includes:
- the LOC141879356 gene encoding protein Wnt-5a-like isoform X1, with protein sequence MNRHTESQAKIILEFMMRARRRAHKVPFFFTLVVLSSFFQTGQSVWPLGIPHQLYIVSTFRRFCDGMPDLNMEQKALCEENRDVMASIRHGATLAVKQCQYQFQYRRWNCSLPEQDRYSLFRRITGKGTKEAAFTYSISAAGVVYSIARSCVEGNLSVCGCSRERRPKNLNSEFNWGGCGDNIDYGSKYTMKFMKAGERKTEGDTSEQEMSKMNIHNIEVGIKVIKENVVLRCKCHGVSDSCEMKTCWKELSLFRDAGNDLLRKYDSAVKVKFDRKTRKIVKTTKITDDGYKRGGRRRSTSNRPRSDSLVYLNPSPDYCRRSSKHETLGTVGRECRGDTSGPGNCKELCCRRGFLSRTENTIERCECKFVWCCKIVKNESKIVCKCHGMSGSCNLQTCQRELSLFVGIGNALHEKYDNAVRTKLERHGAANDLYEVKKNKNGGYRRNSAKLKSTLKKPDSGTMVFLNESPQYCKRDPEYGFPGTGGRTCRINSYSSDSCDELCCGRGYHERQVLTKSRCKCKFHWCCEIRCKQCSTIETKYFCDHD encoded by the exons ATTATCTTGGAATTCATGATGAGAGCTCGTCGAAGGGCCCACAAAGTTCCCTTCTTTTTTACTCTTGTGGTGCTTTCTTCCTTCTTTCAAACAGGACAAAGTGTATG GCCACTTGGTATTCCGCACCAATTATATATTGTGAGCACTTTCAGACGGTTTTGTGATGGAATGCCGGATTTAAACATGGAGCAGAAAGCTCTGTGCGAGGAAAACCGAGATGTCATGGCCAGTATTAGACATGGAGCAACTCTCGCAGTCAAGCAATGTCAATACCAGTTCCAGTATCGTAGATGGAATTGTTCTCTACCAGAGCAGGATCGATATAGCCTCTTTAGGCGCATAACTGGAAAAG GAACAAAGGAGGCGGCCTTCACATACAGCATATCAGCGGCCGGTGTGGTTTATTCCATTGCGCGATCATGCGTAGAAGGAAATTTAAGCGTGTGTGGTTGTAGTCGTGAAAGGAGACCAAAGAATTTAAACAGCGAATTTAATTGGGGAGGTTGTGGGGACAATATTGACTATGGATCCAAATATACAAtgaaatttatgaaagctgGTGAACGTAAGACGGAGGGGGACACCAGTGAACAGGAAATGTCCAAGATGAATATCCACAACATTGAAGTGGGAATTAAG GTCATTAAGGAAAACGTTGTCCTCCGTTGCAAGTGTCATGGTGTATCGGACTCCTGTGAAATGAAAACATGCTGGAAGGAGCTTTCACTGTTCCGAGACGCTGGGAACGACCTCCTTAGAAAGTATGACTCTGCTGTTAAAGTTAAATTTGATCGAAAGACGAGAAAGATCGTAAAGACGACcaagatcacagatgacggaTATAAGAGAGGGGGAAGACGTAGAAGTACCTCGAACAGACCACGTAGCGACAGTTTGGTGTACCTAAATCCTTCACCTGATTATTGCAGACGAAGCAGTAAACATGAAACACTGGGAACTGTTGGACGAGAGTGTCGGGGCGATACAAGCGGTCCTGGGAACTGCAAAGAACTGTGTTGTAGACGAGGCTTTCTCTCAAGGACAGAAAACACCATAGAACGATGTGAATGCAAATTTGTCTGGTGTTGCAAA ATTGTCAAAAATGAATCTAAGATTGTGTGCAAGTGCCATGGAATGTCGGGATCATGTAACTTGCAAACATGTCAGAGAGAATTGTCGCTGTTCGTCGGGATTGGCAATGCTCTGCACGAGAAATACGACAACGCCGTTCGCACGAAACTAGAGAGACATGGTGCTGCAAACGACTTATATGaggtaaagaaaaacaagaacgGCGGATATCGTCGAAACAGtgcaaaactgaaaagcaCCCTCAAAAAGCCAGACAGCGGTACCATGGTGTTCTTAAATGAGTCGCCGCAGTACTGTAAGAGGGATCCAGAATATGGCTTCCCAGGAACTGGTGGGCGGACCTGTAGGATTAACTCCTACAGTTCAGACAGCTGTGATGAGTTGTGCTGCGGGCGCGGATATCACGAGCGACAGGTGTTAACAAAAAGCCGATGCAAGTGCAAATTTCATTGGTGTTGTGAGATTCGGTGCAAGCAATGTTCAACAATAGAAACTAAATACTTCTGTGATCATGATTGA
- the LOC141879356 gene encoding protein Wnt-5a-like isoform X4: MNRHTESQAKIILEFMMRARRRAHKVPFFFTLVVLSSFFQTGQSVWPLGIPHQLYIVSTFRRFCDGMPDLNMEQKALCEENRDVMASIRHGATLAVKQCQYQFQYRRWNCSLPEQDRYSLFRRITGKGTKEAAFTYSISAAGVVYSIARSCVEGNLSVCGCSRERRPKNLNSEFNWGGCGDNIDYGSKYTMKFMKAGERKTEGDTSEQEMSKMNIHNIEVGIKVIKENVVLRCKCHGVSDSCEMKTCWKELSLFRDAGNDLLRKYDSAVKVKFDRKTRKIVKTTKITDDGYKRGGRRRSTSNRPRSDSLVYLNPSPDYCRRSSKHETLGTVGRECRGDTSGPGNCKELCCRRGFLSRTENTIERCECKFVWCCKVSYCQK, encoded by the exons ATTATCTTGGAATTCATGATGAGAGCTCGTCGAAGGGCCCACAAAGTTCCCTTCTTTTTTACTCTTGTGGTGCTTTCTTCCTTCTTTCAAACAGGACAAAGTGTATG GCCACTTGGTATTCCGCACCAATTATATATTGTGAGCACTTTCAGACGGTTTTGTGATGGAATGCCGGATTTAAACATGGAGCAGAAAGCTCTGTGCGAGGAAAACCGAGATGTCATGGCCAGTATTAGACATGGAGCAACTCTCGCAGTCAAGCAATGTCAATACCAGTTCCAGTATCGTAGATGGAATTGTTCTCTACCAGAGCAGGATCGATATAGCCTCTTTAGGCGCATAACTGGAAAAG GAACAAAGGAGGCGGCCTTCACATACAGCATATCAGCGGCCGGTGTGGTTTATTCCATTGCGCGATCATGCGTAGAAGGAAATTTAAGCGTGTGTGGTTGTAGTCGTGAAAGGAGACCAAAGAATTTAAACAGCGAATTTAATTGGGGAGGTTGTGGGGACAATATTGACTATGGATCCAAATATACAAtgaaatttatgaaagctgGTGAACGTAAGACGGAGGGGGACACCAGTGAACAGGAAATGTCCAAGATGAATATCCACAACATTGAAGTGGGAATTAAG GTCATTAAGGAAAACGTTGTCCTCCGTTGCAAGTGTCATGGTGTATCGGACTCCTGTGAAATGAAAACATGCTGGAAGGAGCTTTCACTGTTCCGAGACGCTGGGAACGACCTCCTTAGAAAGTATGACTCTGCTGTTAAAGTTAAATTTGATCGAAAGACGAGAAAGATCGTAAAGACGACcaagatcacagatgacggaTATAAGAGAGGGGGAAGACGTAGAAGTACCTCGAACAGACCACGTAGCGACAGTTTGGTGTACCTAAATCCTTCACCTGATTATTGCAGACGAAGCAGTAAACATGAAACACTGGGAACTGTTGGACGAGAGTGTCGGGGCGATACAAGCGGTCCTGGGAACTGCAAAGAACTGTGTTGTAGACGAGGCTTTCTCTCAAGGACAGAAAACACCATAGAACGATGTGAATGCAAATTTGTCTGGTGTTGCAAAGTCAGTT ATTGTCAAAAATGA
- the LOC141879356 gene encoding protein Wnt-5a-like isoform X3, whose amino-acid sequence MNRHTESQAKIILEFMMRARRRAHKVPFFFTLVVLSSFFQTGQSVWPLGIPHQLYIVSTFRRFCDGMPDLNMEQKALCEENRDVMASIRHGATLAVKQCQYQFQYRRWNCSLPEQDRYSLFRRITGKGTKEAAFTYSISAAGVVYSIARSCVEGNLSVCGCSRERRPKNLNSEFNWGGCGDNIDYGSKYTMKFMKAGERKTEGDTSEQEMSKMNIHNIEVGIKIVKNESKIVCKCHGMSGSCNLQTCQRELSLFVGIGNALHEKYDNAVRTKLERHGAANDLYEVKKNKNGGYRRNSAKLKSTLKKPDSGTMVFLNESPQYCKRDPEYGFPGTGGRTCRINSYSSDSCDELCCGRGYHERQVLTKSRCKCKFHWCCEIRCKQCSTIETKYFCDHD is encoded by the exons ATTATCTTGGAATTCATGATGAGAGCTCGTCGAAGGGCCCACAAAGTTCCCTTCTTTTTTACTCTTGTGGTGCTTTCTTCCTTCTTTCAAACAGGACAAAGTGTATG GCCACTTGGTATTCCGCACCAATTATATATTGTGAGCACTTTCAGACGGTTTTGTGATGGAATGCCGGATTTAAACATGGAGCAGAAAGCTCTGTGCGAGGAAAACCGAGATGTCATGGCCAGTATTAGACATGGAGCAACTCTCGCAGTCAAGCAATGTCAATACCAGTTCCAGTATCGTAGATGGAATTGTTCTCTACCAGAGCAGGATCGATATAGCCTCTTTAGGCGCATAACTGGAAAAG GAACAAAGGAGGCGGCCTTCACATACAGCATATCAGCGGCCGGTGTGGTTTATTCCATTGCGCGATCATGCGTAGAAGGAAATTTAAGCGTGTGTGGTTGTAGTCGTGAAAGGAGACCAAAGAATTTAAACAGCGAATTTAATTGGGGAGGTTGTGGGGACAATATTGACTATGGATCCAAATATACAAtgaaatttatgaaagctgGTGAACGTAAGACGGAGGGGGACACCAGTGAACAGGAAATGTCCAAGATGAATATCCACAACATTGAAGTGGGAATTAAG ATTGTCAAAAATGAATCTAAGATTGTGTGCAAGTGCCATGGAATGTCGGGATCATGTAACTTGCAAACATGTCAGAGAGAATTGTCGCTGTTCGTCGGGATTGGCAATGCTCTGCACGAGAAATACGACAACGCCGTTCGCACGAAACTAGAGAGACATGGTGCTGCAAACGACTTATATGaggtaaagaaaaacaagaacgGCGGATATCGTCGAAACAGtgcaaaactgaaaagcaCCCTCAAAAAGCCAGACAGCGGTACCATGGTGTTCTTAAATGAGTCGCCGCAGTACTGTAAGAGGGATCCAGAATATGGCTTCCCAGGAACTGGTGGGCGGACCTGTAGGATTAACTCCTACAGTTCAGACAGCTGTGATGAGTTGTGCTGCGGGCGCGGATATCACGAGCGACAGGTGTTAACAAAAAGCCGATGCAAGTGCAAATTTCATTGGTGTTGTGAGATTCGGTGCAAGCAATGTTCAACAATAGAAACTAAATACTTCTGTGATCATGATTGA
- the LOC141879356 gene encoding protein Wnt-5a-like isoform X2 has translation MMRARRRAHKVPFFFTLVVLSSFFQTGQSVWPLGIPHQLYIVSTFRRFCDGMPDLNMEQKALCEENRDVMASIRHGATLAVKQCQYQFQYRRWNCSLPEQDRYSLFRRITGKGTKEAAFTYSISAAGVVYSIARSCVEGNLSVCGCSRERRPKNLNSEFNWGGCGDNIDYGSKYTMKFMKAGERKTEGDTSEQEMSKMNIHNIEVGIKVIKENVVLRCKCHGVSDSCEMKTCWKELSLFRDAGNDLLRKYDSAVKVKFDRKTRKIVKTTKITDDGYKRGGRRRSTSNRPRSDSLVYLNPSPDYCRRSSKHETLGTVGRECRGDTSGPGNCKELCCRRGFLSRTENTIERCECKFVWCCKIVKNESKIVCKCHGMSGSCNLQTCQRELSLFVGIGNALHEKYDNAVRTKLERHGAANDLYEVKKNKNGGYRRNSAKLKSTLKKPDSGTMVFLNESPQYCKRDPEYGFPGTGGRTCRINSYSSDSCDELCCGRGYHERQVLTKSRCKCKFHWCCEIRCKQCSTIETKYFCDHD, from the exons ATGATGAGAGCTCGTCGAAGGGCCCACAAAGTTCCCTTCTTTTTTACTCTTGTGGTGCTTTCTTCCTTCTTTCAAACAGGACAAAGTGTATG GCCACTTGGTATTCCGCACCAATTATATATTGTGAGCACTTTCAGACGGTTTTGTGATGGAATGCCGGATTTAAACATGGAGCAGAAAGCTCTGTGCGAGGAAAACCGAGATGTCATGGCCAGTATTAGACATGGAGCAACTCTCGCAGTCAAGCAATGTCAATACCAGTTCCAGTATCGTAGATGGAATTGTTCTCTACCAGAGCAGGATCGATATAGCCTCTTTAGGCGCATAACTGGAAAAG GAACAAAGGAGGCGGCCTTCACATACAGCATATCAGCGGCCGGTGTGGTTTATTCCATTGCGCGATCATGCGTAGAAGGAAATTTAAGCGTGTGTGGTTGTAGTCGTGAAAGGAGACCAAAGAATTTAAACAGCGAATTTAATTGGGGAGGTTGTGGGGACAATATTGACTATGGATCCAAATATACAAtgaaatttatgaaagctgGTGAACGTAAGACGGAGGGGGACACCAGTGAACAGGAAATGTCCAAGATGAATATCCACAACATTGAAGTGGGAATTAAG GTCATTAAGGAAAACGTTGTCCTCCGTTGCAAGTGTCATGGTGTATCGGACTCCTGTGAAATGAAAACATGCTGGAAGGAGCTTTCACTGTTCCGAGACGCTGGGAACGACCTCCTTAGAAAGTATGACTCTGCTGTTAAAGTTAAATTTGATCGAAAGACGAGAAAGATCGTAAAGACGACcaagatcacagatgacggaTATAAGAGAGGGGGAAGACGTAGAAGTACCTCGAACAGACCACGTAGCGACAGTTTGGTGTACCTAAATCCTTCACCTGATTATTGCAGACGAAGCAGTAAACATGAAACACTGGGAACTGTTGGACGAGAGTGTCGGGGCGATACAAGCGGTCCTGGGAACTGCAAAGAACTGTGTTGTAGACGAGGCTTTCTCTCAAGGACAGAAAACACCATAGAACGATGTGAATGCAAATTTGTCTGGTGTTGCAAA ATTGTCAAAAATGAATCTAAGATTGTGTGCAAGTGCCATGGAATGTCGGGATCATGTAACTTGCAAACATGTCAGAGAGAATTGTCGCTGTTCGTCGGGATTGGCAATGCTCTGCACGAGAAATACGACAACGCCGTTCGCACGAAACTAGAGAGACATGGTGCTGCAAACGACTTATATGaggtaaagaaaaacaagaacgGCGGATATCGTCGAAACAGtgcaaaactgaaaagcaCCCTCAAAAAGCCAGACAGCGGTACCATGGTGTTCTTAAATGAGTCGCCGCAGTACTGTAAGAGGGATCCAGAATATGGCTTCCCAGGAACTGGTGGGCGGACCTGTAGGATTAACTCCTACAGTTCAGACAGCTGTGATGAGTTGTGCTGCGGGCGCGGATATCACGAGCGACAGGTGTTAACAAAAAGCCGATGCAAGTGCAAATTTCATTGGTGTTGTGAGATTCGGTGCAAGCAATGTTCAACAATAGAAACTAAATACTTCTGTGATCATGATTGA
- the LOC141879281 gene encoding uncharacterized protein LOC141879281: protein MESARDQEPSPVTTQGQGVKENIAVKTTTSAAIENDTESSRDQIPSSLENKQECLKKINTVKPITSAPVQDKMESTSDQIPNLVKTAPECLDEIETVAPITSAPVQDEMESTSDQVPNPVATEPECLNEIETVEPIKSAPVQDEMESMSDQVPNPVETEPECLHEIKTVEPITSDPVQDEMESTRDQVPNPLKTEPECLNDIETVEPMKSAPVQDEIESMSDQVPNLVDTEPEYLNEMGTVEPIKSASVQDEMESTSDQVPNPVKTEPECLDKIETVEAITSPPVHDEMESTSNQVPDPVVTDAEYLDKIETVEAIISASVQDEMVSTSDQVPNPVVTDAQCLDKIETVEAIISAPVQDEMESTSNQVPDPVVTQAECLDKVETVEPMTSAPVQDEMESTSDQVPDPGVTEAECLGKIETVEAITSAPVQDEMKSTSDQVPNPVVTDAEFLDKTETVEAIISAPVQDEMESTSDQVPNPVVTEAECLEKIETVEAIISAPVQDEMESSSDQVPNPVETEPECLHEIKTVEPITSDPVQDELESTRDQVPNPVKTEPECLNDIETVEPMKSAPVQDEMESTSDQVPDPVVTEPECLNDMETVEPMTSAPVQDEMESTSDQVPDPVETEPERLHEIKTVEPITSDPVQDETESTRDQVPNPLKTEQECLNDIETVEPMKSAPVQDEMDSTSDEVPDPVKTEPECLDKIETVEAITSAPVQDEMESASDQVPNPVKTEPECLVSDNVKVIAKLKEQIRVLQEQLCQRDLVIKTQRQDLEKLSGALDDNQSQQYQEDSHKCEDTQKNENGDKEEIDELLVNHVHNAQSSSGPGTVRKVFQFVRHVGFYVGYTIVKYNLISPM from the exons ATGGAAAGTGCTAGAGATCAAGAACCAAGCCCAGTTACAACACAAGGACAAGGTGTTAAAGAAAACATAGCTGTAAAGACCACCACATCAGCTGCAATCGAAAATGACACGGAGAGTTCCAGAGATCAAATACCcagttcacttgaaaataaacaagaatgTCTTAAGAAGATCAACACTGTCAAGCCCATCACATCAGCTCCGGTTCAGGATAAAATGGAGAGTACGAGTGATCAAATACCAAATCTTGTGAAAACTGCACCAGAATGTCTTGACGAGATCGAGACTGTTGCGCCCATTACATCAGCTCCAGTCCAGGATGAAATGGAGAGTACGAGTGATCAAGTACCAAATCCTGTAGCTACTGAACCGGAGTGTCTCAACGAGATCGAGACTGTCGAGCCTATCAAATCAGCTCCAGTTCAAGATGAAATGGAGAGTATGAGTGATCAAGTACCAAATCCTGTTGAAACTGAACCGGAATGTCTCCACGAGATCAAGACTGTCGAGCCCATCACATCAGATCCAGTTCAGGATGAAATGGAGAGTACGAGGGATCAAGTACCAAATCCTCTAAAAACTGAACCAGAATGTCTCAACGACATCGAGACTGTCGAGCCTATGAAATCAGCTCCAGTTCAAGATGAAATAGAGAGCATGAGTGATCAAGTACCAAATCTTGTAGATACTGAGCCTGAGTATCTCAATGAGATGGGGACTGTCGAGCCTATCAAATCAGCTTCAGTTCAGGATGAAATGGAGAGTACGAGTGATCAAGTACCAAATCCTGTGAAAACTGAACCAGAATGTCTTGACAAGATTGAGACTGTCGAGGCTATCACATCACCTCCAGTTCATGATGAAATGGAGAGCACGAGTAATCAAGTACCAGATCCTGTTGTTACTGACGCAGAATATCTTGACAAGATTGAGACTGTCGAGGCTATCATATCAGCTTCAGTTCAGGATGAAATGGTGAGCACGAGTGATCAAGTACCAAATCCTGTTGTTACTGACGCACAATGTCTTGACAAGATTGAGACTGTCGAGGCTATCATATCAGCACCAGTTCAGGATGAAATGGAGAGCACGAGTAATCAAGTACCTGATCCTGTTGTAACTCAAGCAGAATGTCTTGACAAGGTTGAGACTGTCGAGCCTATGACATCAGCTCCAGTTCAGGATGAAATGGAGAGCACGAGTGATCAAGTACCAGATCCTGGTGTAACTGAAGCAGAATGTCTTGGCAAGATTGAGACTGTCGAGGCTATCACATCAGCTCCAGTTCAGGATGAAATGAAGAGCACGAGTGATCAAGTACCAAATCCTGTTGTTACTGACGCAGAATTTCTTGACAAGACTGAGACTGTCGAGGCTATCATATCAGCTCCAGTTCAGGATGAAATGGAGAGCACGAGTGATCAAGTACCAAATCCTGTTGTAACTGAAGCAGAATGTCTTGAAAAGATTGAGACGGTCGAGGCTATCATATCAGCTCCAGTTCAGGATGAAATGGAGAGCTCGAGTGATCAAGTGCCAAATCCTGTTGAAACGGAACCGGAATGTCTCCACGAGATCAAGACTGTCGAGCCCATCACATCAGATCCAGTACAGGATGAATTGGAGAGTACGAGGGATCAAGTACCAAATCCTGTAAAGACTGAACCAGAATGTCTCAACGACATCGAAACTGTCGAGCCTATGAAATCAGCTCCAGTTCAAGATGAAATGGAGAGCACGAGTGATCAAGTACCAGATCCTGTTGTAACTGAACCAGAATGTCTCAACGACATGGAGACTGTCGAGCCTATGACATCAGCCCCAGTTCAGGATGAAATGGAGAGTACGAGTGATCAAGTACCAGATCCTGTTGAAACTGAACCGGAACGTCTCCACGAGATCAAGACTGTCGAGCCCATCACATCAGATCCAGTTCAGGATGAAACGGAGAGTACGAGGGATCAAGTACCAAATCCTCTAAAAACTGAACAAGAATGTCTCAACGACATCGAGACTGTCGAGCCTATGAAATCAGCTCCAGTTCAGGATGAAATGGATAGCACGAGTGATGAAGTACCAGATCCTGTTAAAACTGAACCAGAATGTCTTGACAAGATTGAGACTGTCGAGGCTATCACATCAGCTCCAGTTCAGGATGAAATGGAGAGCGCGAGTGATCAAGTGCCAAATCCTGTGAAAACTGAACCAGAATGTCTTGTTTCAGATAATGTAAAAGTTATCGCTAAACTCAAAGAACAGATAAGAGTCCTTCAAGAACAATTATGTCAG AGAGACTTGGTCATAAAGACACAAAGACAGGATCTCGAGAAATTGAGTGGAGCGTTGGACGATAATCAGAGCCAGCAATATCAAGAGGATTCTCACAAATGTGAGGACACCCAGAAAAACGAAAATGGCGATAAAG AAGAAATAGACGAGCTTCTCGTCAACCACGTGCACAATGCACAGTCATCGTCTGGGCCAGGCACAGTTCGCAaagtttttcagtttgttCGTCACGTTGGATTTTACGTGGGATATACCATTGTAAAATATAATCTTATATCCCCCATGTAA